In the genome of Desulfovibrio desulfuricans, one region contains:
- the nadC gene encoding carboxylating nicotinate-nucleotide diphosphorylase — translation MFTPWAAFFSPEGQRLLQKSIDLALEEDGPELTALGLFAPDASMNAVIRAKEDTLVVGLPVIGAVFQSLGAPFAWRAMVKEASAVPSMTEVARITAPATAMLKAERVILNFITHLSGIANLTARYVRELEGTGVRLLDTRKTTPGLRWPEKYAVQAGGGHNHRKNLTEMLMLKDNHIDAAGSITAAVATLRAQYTPCPPIEVECRTLDHVREAVAARADRIMMDNMDGERLSQALALVPQSIETEVSGGVRLDTIRALALTKPRRPDFISVGRLTHSAVSADFSMTLLAVQADA, via the coding sequence ATGTTCACGCCCTGGGCCGCATTTTTCTCTCCGGAAGGTCAGCGGCTGCTTCAAAAATCCATCGACCTCGCCCTGGAGGAAGACGGCCCCGAATTGACAGCTCTGGGTCTTTTTGCCCCCGATGCCTCCATGAACGCCGTCATCCGCGCCAAGGAAGACACCCTTGTGGTGGGCCTGCCCGTTATCGGCGCTGTATTCCAAAGCCTTGGCGCACCCTTTGCGTGGCGTGCCATGGTTAAGGAAGCCTCGGCGGTTCCGTCCATGACCGAGGTTGCCCGCATCACCGCACCTGCCACGGCCATGCTCAAGGCCGAACGCGTTATCCTGAATTTCATCACCCATCTTTCGGGCATCGCCAACCTCACGGCCCGCTACGTGCGCGAGCTTGAGGGCACGGGCGTGCGGCTGCTCGACACCCGCAAAACGACCCCCGGTCTGCGCTGGCCCGAAAAATACGCAGTTCAGGCGGGCGGCGGGCACAACCACCGCAAAAACCTGACCGAAATGCTTATGCTCAAGGACAACCACATTGATGCCGCCGGTTCCATTACCGCTGCTGTGGCCACGCTCAGGGCGCAGTATACGCCCTGCCCGCCCATCGAGGTGGAGTGCCGTACGCTCGACCATGTGCGCGAGGCCGTTGCAGCCAGGGCCGACCGCATCATGATGGACAACATGGACGGCGAACGTCTGTCGCAGGCGCTTGCCCTTGTGCCCCAGTCCATCGAAACCGAAGTCAGCGGCGGCGTGCGGTTGGATACCATACGCGCGCTGGCGCTGACAAAGCCGCGCAGGCCCGACTTTATTTCGGTAGGGCGGCTGACCCACTCTGCAGTATCGGCTGATTTTAGCATGACGCTGCTGGCCGTGCAGGCGGACGCGTAA